From Coffea arabica cultivar ET-39 chromosome 2e, Coffea Arabica ET-39 HiFi, whole genome shotgun sequence, the proteins below share one genomic window:
- the LOC113728963 gene encoding L-type lectin-domain containing receptor kinase IV.1-like has product MSFTLVTTFLALLVIVHIGADSAAPDDVGFIYEGFRSSNLSLDGIAKITDNGLLRITNITKLQMGHAFYPDPINFKSTSNGSAFSFSTQFVFAIVPQVSGLSGHGMTFVIAPARRLPGGLPTQFLGLFNDSTNGNASNHVFAVELDTIQTHEFNDINDNHVGIDINSLFSTASQPASYRDNNKNSFDNLTLSSAQRMQLWVEYDGESKVINVTLAPIAVAKPNTPLLSLSYDLSPILRETMYVGFSASTGSLAAAHFVLGWSLKMNGVAQALDLSRLPKLPRFGPKKVSKFFTVGLPLICTFLLLLVISGVAYHLRRKWKFAEVMEEWELAYGPHRFKYKDLYIATKGFREKELLGAGGFGRVYKGVLPTNKMEVAVKKVSHQSRQGMREFIAEIISIGRLRHRNLVPLLGYCRRKGELLLVYEFMSNGSLDKFLYNQPKSTLNWSQRLRVIKGVASGLFYLHEEWEQVVIHRDVKASNVLIDAELNGRLGDFGLARLYDHGTLPQTTHVVGTIGYLAPEHNRTGKATTSTDVYAFGAFLLEVACGRRPIDPKAPEEDAILVDWVFSCWNAGDILLAVDQNLGTEYVKQEAELVLKLGLLCSHSEPSIRPSMRQVLLYLDGSVLLPELSSLGISAVGLGFTNPGSSDGIASRLSPIDNGFSHTVTESILSGGR; this is encoded by the coding sequence ATGTCATTCACACTAGTAACAACATTCCTGGCCCTTCTTGTAATAGTTCACATAGGAGCTGATTCAGCAGCACCTGATGATGTTGGGTTCATCTATGAAGGATTTCGATCATCAAATCTAAGCCTGGACGGAATAGCCAAAATTACCGACAATGGCCTCTTAAGGATAACCAATATCACCAAGTTACAAATGGGGCATGCCTTCTATCCTGATCCCATCAATTTTAAGAGCACGTCTAACGGCTCAGCATTCTCTTTTTCCACCCAATTTGTGTTTGCAATAGTGCCTCAAGTCTCAGGCCTGAGTGGTCATGGAATGACTTTCGTGATCGCACCAGCAAGACGCCTCCCAGGAGGGCTTCCCACACAGTTCCTTGGCCTCTTTAATGATAGCACCAATGGAAATGCAAGTAATCATGTTTTCGCGGTGGAGCTCGACACTATCCAAACCCATGAGTTTAACGATATCAACGACAACCATGTTGGAATTGACATTAACTCCTTGTTTTCTACAGCATCGCAGCCAGCAAGTTACCGAGATAATAACAAGAATTCATTTGACAACTTAACTCTTAGTAGCGCGCAGCGGATGCAACTCTGGGTGGAATATGATGGGGAGAGCAAGGTAATCAATGTTACATTAGCTCCAATTGCAGTGGCTAAACCAAATACTCCTCTTTTGTCATTGTCATATGATCTTTCGCCTATTCTACGGGAAACCATGTATGTTGGCTTTTCTGCATCCACTGGTTCACTAGCAGCAGCTCATTTTGTATTGGGATGGAGCTTGAAGATGAATGGTGTTGCTCAAGCACTTGACCTCTCTCGACTTCCCAAGCTACCTCGATTTGGACCCAAGAAGGTATCGAAATTTTTTACCGTGGGATTGCCACTAATTTGCACATTTTTGTTGTTGCTCGTAATATCTGGAGTAGCTTATCATCTAAGGAGGAAGTGGAAGTTTGCAGAGGTGATGGAAGAATGGGAGCTTGCCTATGGACCCCATAGATTTAAGTATAAAGACTTGTACATAGCCACCAAAGGTTTTAGAGAAAAAGAGCTGCTGGGGGCAGGGGGATTTGGCAGGGTCTACAAAGGAGTATTGCCTACTAACAAGATGGAAGTTGCTGTCAAGAAGGTATCTCATCAATCAAGACAGGGAATGAGAGAATTTATTGCAGAAATCATCAGTATTGGTCGCTTACGCCACCGAAACTTAGTACCCCTCTTGGGCTATTGTCGGCGTAAAGGAGAGCTACTTTTAGTATATGAATTTATGTCCAATGGTAGTCTTGACAAATTTCTCTACAATCAACCCAAGTCCACCCTTAACTGGAGCCAGAGACTTCGAGTCATCAAAGGCGTAGCGTCCGGATTATTCTATCTACATGAAGAATGGGAGCAAGTAGTGATTCACAGAGATGTCAAAGCCAGTAATGTATTGATAGATGCTGAATTGAATGGAAGATTAGGAGATTTTGGCCTCGCGAGGCTATACGATCATGGGACTCTTCCTCAAACCACCCACGTAGTAGGAACTATTGGATACCTTGCCCCTGAGCACAACAGAACAGGTAAGGCCACAACTAGCACTGATGTATATGCTTTCGGGGCCTTTTTACTAGAGGTTGCCTGTGGTAGAAGGCCAATAGATCCTAAAGCACCAGAAGAGGATGCGATATTGGTTGATTGGGTATTCTCGTGCTGGAACGCAGGTGATATTCTCCTGGCAGTTGATCAAAATCTGGGCACTGAGTATGTGAAGCAAGAGGCAGAATTGGTGTTGAAGCTAGGCTTGCTATGCTCTCATTCAGAACCTAGCATTAGGCCAAGTATGCGGCAAGTTCTGCTGTATTTGGATGGATCAGTTCTGCTACCAGAGTTGTCATCACTTGGCATTTCTGCTGTTGGTCTTGGGTTCACCAATCCTGGTAGCTCCGATGGAATTGCCTCCCGGTTGTCTCCCATAGACAATGGCTTTTCACATACTGTAACTGAATCTATTCTCTCTGGTGGTAGGTGA